A window of Taeniopygia guttata chromosome 14, bTaeGut7.mat, whole genome shotgun sequence contains these coding sequences:
- the RNPS1 gene encoding RNA-binding protein with serine-rich domain 1 isoform X2, producing MAPSPTKRKDRSEEKSKDRSKDKAAAKELSEKDRGRDKTRKRRSASSGSSSTRSRSSSTSSSGSSSSTGSSSGSSSSSASSRSGSSSTSRSSSSSSSSGSPSPSRRRHDNRRRSRSKSKPPKRDEKERKRRSPSPRPTKVHVGRLTRNVTKDHIMEIFSTYGKIKMIDMPVDRLNPHLSKGYAYVEFENPDDAEKALKHMDGGQIDGQEITATAVLAPRPRPPPRRFSPPRRMLPPPPMWRRSPPRMRRRSRSPRRRSPVRRRSRSRSPGRRRHRSRSSSNSSR from the exons AT GGCTCCCTCACCAACCAAGCGCAAGGACAGGTCAGAAGAGAAATCGAAGGACCGGTCCAAGGATAAAGCAGCTGCTAAGGAATTGAGTGAAAAGGATCGTGGTCGGGACAAAACACGCAAAAGACGCAGTGCCTCCAGTGGGAGCAGCAGTACCAG GTCCCGTTCCAGCTCAACTTCCAGCTCAGGGTCCAGTTCCAGCACTGGTTCTAGCAGTGGCTCAAGTTCCTCTTCTGCCTCGAGCCGCTCTgggagctccagcacctcacGCAGTTCAAGTTCAAGCAGCTCTTCTGGCTCTCCCAGTCCTTCTCGACGGAGACATGACAATAGGAGACGGTCCCGCTCCAA GTCCAAACCACCCAAGAGAGATGAAAAGGAGCGGAAGAGGCGGAGTCCATCACCCAGACCCACAAAAGTGCATGTTGGAAGGCTCACTAGAAATGTGACAAAG gaTCACATAATGGAAATCTTTTCCACTTATGGAAAGATTAAAATGATCGACATGCCCGTTGACAGGTTAAACCCACACCTCTCCAAAGGTTATGCTTACGTGGAGTTTGAAAACCCAGATGATGCTGAGAAAGCCCTGAAACACATGGATGGAG GCCAGATTGATGGTCAGGAGATCAcggccacagctgtgctggcaccaCGGCCTCGACCACCCCCCAGACGCTTCAGCCCCCCGAGGAGGATGCTGCCACCACCGCCGATGTGGCGCAGGTCCCCCCCTCGCatgaggaggag GTCCCGCTCTCCTCGGCGCAGATCCCCTGTTCGCCGGCGGTCCCGATCCAGGTCTCCCGGGCGAAGGCGCCATCGCAGCCGCTCCAGCTCAAACTCCTCAAGATAA
- the RNPS1 gene encoding RNA-binding protein with serine-rich domain 1 isoform X1 encodes MSLKQKAPSPTKRKDRSEEKSKDRSKDKAAAKELSEKDRGRDKTRKRRSASSGSSSTRSRSSSTSSSGSSSSTGSSSGSSSSSASSRSGSSSTSRSSSSSSSSGSPSPSRRRHDNRRRSRSKSKPPKRDEKERKRRSPSPRPTKVHVGRLTRNVTKDHIMEIFSTYGKIKMIDMPVDRLNPHLSKGYAYVEFENPDDAEKALKHMDGGQIDGQEITATAVLAPRPRPPPRRFSPPRRMLPPPPMWRRSPPRMRRRSRSPRRRSPVRRRSRSRSPGRRRHRSRSSSNSSR; translated from the exons ATGTCTCTAAAGCAGAA GGCTCCCTCACCAACCAAGCGCAAGGACAGGTCAGAAGAGAAATCGAAGGACCGGTCCAAGGATAAAGCAGCTGCTAAGGAATTGAGTGAAAAGGATCGTGGTCGGGACAAAACACGCAAAAGACGCAGTGCCTCCAGTGGGAGCAGCAGTACCAG GTCCCGTTCCAGCTCAACTTCCAGCTCAGGGTCCAGTTCCAGCACTGGTTCTAGCAGTGGCTCAAGTTCCTCTTCTGCCTCGAGCCGCTCTgggagctccagcacctcacGCAGTTCAAGTTCAAGCAGCTCTTCTGGCTCTCCCAGTCCTTCTCGACGGAGACATGACAATAGGAGACGGTCCCGCTCCAA GTCCAAACCACCCAAGAGAGATGAAAAGGAGCGGAAGAGGCGGAGTCCATCACCCAGACCCACAAAAGTGCATGTTGGAAGGCTCACTAGAAATGTGACAAAG gaTCACATAATGGAAATCTTTTCCACTTATGGAAAGATTAAAATGATCGACATGCCCGTTGACAGGTTAAACCCACACCTCTCCAAAGGTTATGCTTACGTGGAGTTTGAAAACCCAGATGATGCTGAGAAAGCCCTGAAACACATGGATGGAG GCCAGATTGATGGTCAGGAGATCAcggccacagctgtgctggcaccaCGGCCTCGACCACCCCCCAGACGCTTCAGCCCCCCGAGGAGGATGCTGCCACCACCGCCGATGTGGCGCAGGTCCCCCCCTCGCatgaggaggag GTCCCGCTCTCCTCGGCGCAGATCCCCTGTTCGCCGGCGGTCCCGATCCAGGTCTCCCGGGCGAAGGCGCCATCGCAGCCGCTCCAGCTCAAACTCCTCAAGATAA